A window from Cryptomeria japonica chromosome 1, Sugi_1.0, whole genome shotgun sequence encodes these proteins:
- the LOC131041943 gene encoding dolichol-phosphate mannose synthase subunit 2, translating into MDLEGKAVGLFMVFFSFSVFAYYTFWVIILPFVDRDHFAHNYFLPREYAIIIPTFAGVALLSFLLVFVGFTLLKAKQKAS; encoded by the exons ATGGACTTGGAAGGCAAAGCAGTTGGTTTATTTATGGTCTTTTTTAGTTTCTCCGTATTTGCCTACTACACATTCTGGGTGATCATTTTG CCTTTTGTGGACAGAGATCACTTTGCCCATAACTATTTCCTACCTAGGGAATACGCAATTATAATACCTACATTTGCTGGGGTTGCCCTTCTTAGCTTCTTGTTGGTTTTTGTTGGGTTTACATTgctaaaagcaaaacaaaaagctTCATAA